From the Brassica napus cultivar Da-Ae chromosome A8, Da-Ae, whole genome shotgun sequence genome, one window contains:
- the LOC106433150 gene encoding 3-isopropylmalate dehydratase large subunit, chloroplastic, with amino-acid sequence MASSVISSSPFLCKSAQKDLGFPKPSQISVHRCQKRAISRKIVSVMAPQRSSSATGSVKTGMTMTEKILAKAAEKSQVVPGDNIWVNVDVLMTHDVCGPGAFGIFKREFGEKAKVWDPEKIVVIPDHYIFTADKRANRNVDIMREHCREQNIKYFYDITDLGDFRANPDYKGVCHVALAQEGHCRPGEVLLGTDSHTCTAGAFGQFATGIGNTDAGFVLGTGKILLKVPPTMRFILDGEMPSYLQAKDLILQIIGEISVAGATYKTMEFSGTTIESLTMEERMTLCNMVVEAGGKNGVIPPDATTFNYVENRTSVPFEPVYSDGNASFIADYRFDVSKLEPVVAKPHSPDNRALARECKDVKIDRVYIGSCTGGKTEDFMAAAKLFHAAGKQVKVPTFLVPATQKVWMDVYALPVPGAGGKTCAQIFKEAGCDTPTSPSCGACLGGPADTYARLNEPQVCVSTTNRNFPGRMGHKEGQIYLASPYTAAASALTGHVTDPREFLQ; translated from the exons ATGGCTTCCTCTGTaatctcttcatctcctttcctctgcAAATCCGCCCAG AAGGATTTGGGGTTCCCTAAACCGTCGCAGATTTCGGTTCACAGATGTCAGAAGAGAGCGATATCTCGGAAGATCGTCTCCGTCATGGCGCCGCAGCGATCATCCAGCGCCACTGGATCG GTGAAAACTGGGATGACGATGACGGAGAAGATTCTTGCCAAGGCAGCAGAGAAATCACAAGTGGTGCCTGGTGATAACATCTGGGTTAACGTTGACGTTCTCATGACTCATGATGTCTGTGGCCCTGGTGCTTTTGGTATCTTCAAGAGAGAGTTCGGTGAAAAAGCTAag GTTTGGGACCCGGAGAAGATTGTTGTTATTCCAGACCATTACATCTTCACTGCTGATAAGCGTGCCAACCGCAATGTCGACATTATGAGGGAACATTGCAGGGAACAGAACATCAAGTATTTCTATGATATCACCGACCTTGGAGATTTTCGG GCTAATCCTGACTACAAAGGTGTTTGCCATGTGGCGCTTGCACAAGAAGGTCATTGCAGGCCAGGAGAG gTTTTGTTAGGAACAGACTCGCACACATGTACTGCTGGAGCGTTTGGTCAGTTTGCTACAGGGATTGGAAACACCGATGCTGGATTTGTGTTAGGCACTGGCAAAATCCTCCTTAAG GTTCCACCAACAATGAGGTTTATCTTGGATGGTGAAATGCCCAGTTATCTGCAAGCAAAGGATCTGATTTTACAA ATCATTGGAGAAATATCTGTTGCTGGTGCAACTTACAAGACGATGGAGTTCAGTGGAACAACTATTGAAAGTCTAACt ATGGAAGAAAGAATGACATTGTGCAACATGGTTGTGGAAGCTGGGGGAAAGAATGGTGTCATCCCTCCTGATGCGACGACATTTAATTACGTTGAG AACAGGACATCTGTACCCTTTGAGCCCGTATATAGTGATGGAAATGCAAG CTTTATTGCAGATTATCGATTTGACGTGTCAAAGCTGGAGCCTGTGGTGGCTAAG CCTCATTCTCCTGACAACAGGGCTCTAGCAAGAGAATGCAAAGATGTGAAAATTGACAGAGTATACATTGGTTCTTGTACTGGTGGGAAGACTGAGGATTTTATGGCTGCAGCTAAACTTTTCCATGCAGCA GGAAAGCAAGTCAAAGTCCCAACTTTCCTTGTCCCCGCTACTCAGAAG GTGTGGATGGATGTGTATGCCCTCCCTGTGCCTGGAGCAGGTGGAAAGACGTGTGCGCAGATATTCAAAGAAGCTGGCTGCGACACACCCACCAGTCCTAGTTGTGGTGCCTGCCTTGGTGGCCCAGCTGACACCTATGCTCGCTTGAATGAACCTCAA GTGTGTGTCTCGACAACGAACAGAAACTTTCCTGGTCGGATGGGACACAAAGAAGGGCAGATTTACTTGGCTTCTCCTTACACCGCTGCAGCCTCGGCTCTGACCGGCCATGTCACCGACCCAAGAGAGTTCTTGCAGTAG
- the LOC106433139 gene encoding small polypeptide DEVIL 9 — MVKTKAWVGPTRSRRVQLHPFVLFSIYTLYSPISIFICNLNSCFFTSTKTKFYRYCSLETCLYMSNPSSSKPNRKTSFGDRCLLMAKQQRTRLYILRRCVSMLLCWHDHSISD; from the exons ATGGTT AAAACAAAAGCGTGGGTAGGACCTACACGTAGCAGACGCGTTCAACTTCACCCTTTTGTACTATTCTCTATTTATACATTATACTCGCCCATTTCCATTTTCATTTGCAATCTCAATTCTTGCTTTTTCACATcaactaaaacaaaattttatagatATTGCTCCCTTGAAACTTGTCTGTATATGTCCAATCCTTCTTCGAGTAAACCGAACCGGAAAACCAGCTTCGGAGATCGGTGCCTGCTGATGGCTAAGCAACAACGAACTCGCCTCTACATCCTCCGACGCTGTGTTTCCATGCTCCTTTGCTGGCATGACCACTCTATTTCCGACTAG